From a region of the Armatimonas rosea genome:
- a CDS encoding cryptochrome/photolyase family protein, whose amino-acid sequence MTLLILGDQLSTDYLAALGGIPGQDTLLMVEDPALVARRPYHRKKLVLVWSAMRHFAQECRAAGWAVDYRRGGSLAECLAPLDGACVCIQPREKGIRSLLQAHRVRTVPDPYWGVSPDAFSALLAAHPHPKLEDFYRWRRRTTGILMEGGKPIGGAWNYDKENRKPFPKTHQPIAHFTVPPDALTQEVMAEVAALPGLTGSVEGFDMPVTRTDAQALLADFIARRLALFGPYEDAMSAQDPYGYHSLLSLPLNLSLLSPQECLQAAQEALAQNAAPLASVEGFVRQILGWREFLYHLYEAFPGDYHAANALGHHQPLPEFYWSGDTPMQCLSHVIKQVLESGYSHHIERLMVLGNFALLAGVSPRALNEWFWCCYLDAYDWVVTPNVIGMSQFADGGWVATKPYIASGAYIARMSNYCKGCAFDPKDATSERACPFTTLYWAFLIEREAEAPLSGRMAQNYFGLRGKSAQERAAILERKKGLHKLL is encoded by the coding sequence GTGACCCTCTTGATCCTAGGCGACCAGCTCTCGACCGATTATCTTGCCGCGCTAGGAGGCATCCCCGGACAAGACACTCTCCTGATGGTGGAAGACCCCGCTCTAGTCGCGCGGCGGCCCTACCACCGCAAGAAGCTCGTCTTGGTCTGGTCCGCGATGCGCCACTTTGCCCAGGAGTGCCGCGCCGCCGGGTGGGCCGTGGACTACCGACGCGGCGGCTCGCTGGCGGAGTGCTTGGCACCGCTCGACGGTGCGTGTGTCTGCATCCAGCCCCGTGAGAAAGGGATCCGTAGCCTGCTCCAGGCACACCGCGTTCGCACGGTCCCCGACCCGTACTGGGGGGTGAGCCCCGATGCGTTTTCCGCCTTGCTCGCGGCGCACCCCCACCCCAAGCTCGAGGACTTCTACCGCTGGCGGCGGCGCACCACGGGGATTCTCATGGAGGGAGGGAAGCCAATCGGTGGCGCATGGAACTACGACAAAGAGAACCGCAAGCCCTTCCCCAAGACCCACCAGCCTATCGCGCACTTCACGGTCCCCCCCGATGCCCTCACCCAGGAGGTCATGGCGGAGGTGGCTGCTCTCCCGGGCCTCACCGGCTCGGTCGAGGGCTTTGATATGCCCGTCACCCGCACCGACGCACAAGCGCTCCTGGCGGACTTTATCGCGCGGCGGCTCGCCCTCTTTGGCCCCTACGAAGACGCGATGAGCGCACAGGACCCCTACGGCTACCACTCGCTGCTCTCGCTCCCGCTCAATCTCTCGCTCCTCTCGCCGCAGGAGTGCCTCCAAGCCGCACAGGAGGCTCTTGCCCAGAACGCCGCGCCCCTTGCCTCCGTGGAGGGGTTTGTGCGGCAGATTCTCGGCTGGCGCGAGTTTCTCTACCACCTCTACGAAGCCTTCCCGGGCGACTACCACGCGGCCAATGCCCTCGGGCACCACCAGCCCCTGCCGGAGTTTTACTGGAGCGGCGACACTCCGATGCAGTGCCTGAGCCACGTGATCAAGCAGGTGCTAGAGAGCGGCTACAGCCACCATATCGAGCGCCTGATGGTGCTGGGCAACTTTGCGCTCCTTGCAGGCGTGAGCCCACGCGCGCTCAATGAGTGGTTCTGGTGCTGCTATCTCGATGCCTACGACTGGGTTGTCACCCCCAATGTGATCGGGATGAGCCAGTTCGCCGATGGCGGCTGGGTGGCGACCAAGCCCTACATCGCCAGCGGTGCCTATATCGCCCGGATGAGCAACTACTGCAAGGGCTGCGCCTTCGACCCGAAAGACGCCACCAGCGAGCGTGCCTGTCCCTTCACGACGCTCTACTGGGCTTTTCTCATCGAGCGGGAGGCGGAGGCACCGCTCTCGGGGCGCATGGCACAGAACTACTTCGGCCTGCGCGGGAAATCTGCCCAGGAGCGCGCGGCGATCCTGGAGCGTAAGAAAGGACTACACAAACTGCTATGA
- a CDS encoding RNA polymerase sigma factor, translated as MRTLTDQELLRRYVRQRSAEAFGELGRRYANLVFSACLRETHDRTLAEDAAQAVFLLLSQKAHTLRDPKKLPSWLFSVAVLTSKNLMKAERRRAGYEEAFAKEAAVVTPAVDVGEVLPELNTALTQLRPAEQTAILLRFMEQKSLTEVGEALGVSENTARMRVNRALQKLQQRLGKLGVTVSVAALSLALERESAAHTAPETLVAFTAQIGAEGMIAGTGKAVLLTQRIDHQLQVASQRHRGRALTAGLLLVGVCALGGHLVTQSPTDSRLQLALAAQGNAVFAPLAGTWDGTLEYTRNGSRERSRIPVRAAISVGANVLQWQNKTREDLPIAQPGQTLYLDYGGGVSLTNGGLAQPAQEVSQLVEFTKKSSGTFILLVTHPTQEMRYTFTLQGNTLECLWERRNPDRSFERMNYWTLTRKK; from the coding sequence ATGCGAACTTTGACCGACCAAGAACTACTGCGGCGCTACGTGCGCCAGCGCTCCGCCGAGGCGTTTGGGGAGCTGGGGAGGCGCTATGCCAACCTGGTATTCTCGGCCTGCCTGCGCGAGACGCACGACCGCACGCTCGCCGAGGACGCCGCGCAGGCAGTGTTTTTGCTACTCTCTCAGAAAGCCCACACCCTCCGCGACCCGAAGAAGCTCCCGAGCTGGCTCTTCTCCGTTGCCGTACTCACCAGCAAGAACCTCATGAAGGCTGAGCGCCGCCGCGCGGGCTACGAGGAGGCTTTTGCCAAAGAAGCCGCCGTGGTGACGCCTGCTGTGGACGTCGGCGAGGTGCTCCCCGAGCTAAATACCGCACTGACTCAGCTGAGGCCCGCCGAGCAAACCGCGATCCTGCTGCGCTTTATGGAGCAAAAGAGCCTGACGGAGGTGGGCGAGGCACTGGGAGTAAGTGAGAACACGGCGCGGATGCGGGTGAATCGCGCCTTGCAGAAGCTCCAGCAGCGGCTGGGTAAGCTTGGAGTGACGGTCTCCGTTGCAGCACTCAGCCTCGCTCTGGAGCGAGAGAGCGCCGCTCACACCGCCCCGGAGACACTAGTAGCCTTCACCGCGCAGATCGGCGCGGAGGGAATGATCGCAGGAACCGGCAAGGCGGTCTTGCTCACACAACGAATAGACCATCAGCTCCAAGTTGCAAGCCAGCGACACCGAGGACGCGCACTCACGGCAGGGTTGCTCCTAGTCGGAGTCTGCGCTCTCGGGGGGCATCTCGTGACCCAGTCCCCTACAGACTCCCGGCTTCAGCTCGCGCTTGCCGCCCAGGGAAACGCAGTCTTTGCCCCGCTGGCGGGCACCTGGGATGGGACGCTGGAGTACACCCGTAATGGGAGCCGTGAGCGCAGTCGCATTCCCGTTCGCGCCGCGATCTCTGTAGGAGCCAATGTGCTTCAGTGGCAGAATAAAACGAGGGAGGATCTTCCCATCGCGCAGCCGGGTCAGACGCTCTATCTCGATTACGGGGGGGGTGTCTCGCTGACCAACGGGGGGCTCGCCCAGCCCGCACAAGAAGTGTCGCAGCTAGTAGAGTTCACGAAAAAAAGCAGTGGCACGTTTATCTTGCTCGTCACCCACCCGACCCAGGAGATGCGCTACACGTTTACACTTCAGGGCAATACGCTGGAGTGTCTTTGGGAGAGACGCAACCCGGATCGCTCGTTTGAGCGGATGAACTACTGGACTCTCACGCGGAAAAAATAA
- a CDS encoding PD40 domain-containing protein produces MKRFAVNITLAFSLLAGGLLLQAKAHQKGIVRRDPLPYSEDWRLAFRTPDPRGGPPFNHTLRSVKPDGTENDFLWGMRAPLSTSNTISFTFTPNGQTFIYSISEGTYTQERGREPRRIMGTVDRLSVSPDGRKLLYTKDVGRAGGIDIFTSDLDGTGEVRVTNDPKNDVNPSWSPDGKKIIFTSDPLGWHGLVVINADGSGRRRLTEDVAVPRMRYDGAVWSPDGRRIAFVGTALDLPPEARPHAEQIYVMNVDGTGQIKLTSGDFLYNSLRWSPNGAQLSFCRRNYTPSTSYDDIFVMESDGRRLTNLTNTSDISETRACWFLTRR; encoded by the coding sequence ATGAAACGTTTTGCAGTCAATATAACTCTAGCCTTCTCCCTACTCGCAGGGGGCTTGCTTCTTCAGGCCAAGGCACATCAGAAAGGCATTGTTAGGCGTGACCCTCTTCCCTATTCGGAAGATTGGCGACTAGCCTTTCGAACCCCCGATCCGCGTGGAGGGCCGCCGTTTAATCATACACTGCGCAGTGTAAAACCAGATGGAACGGAAAATGATTTTCTTTGGGGGATGCGTGCCCCACTCAGTACAAGCAATACCATCAGCTTCACCTTCACCCCGAATGGGCAGACATTTATTTACTCGATCAGCGAGGGAACTTATACACAGGAGCGTGGAAGAGAACCCCGTAGGATCATGGGCACGGTGGATCGCCTCAGTGTCTCGCCCGATGGCCGAAAGCTTCTCTACACGAAAGATGTTGGTAGAGCGGGTGGGATCGATATCTTCACGTCTGACTTGGATGGGACAGGGGAGGTGCGTGTTACCAATGATCCCAAAAATGATGTCAATCCTTCCTGGTCCCCCGATGGGAAAAAGATTATCTTTACCAGTGATCCCCTTGGCTGGCATGGTCTAGTCGTTATTAATGCAGATGGGAGTGGGCGACGTAGGTTGACGGAAGATGTTGCCGTGCCCCGGATGCGCTACGACGGCGCGGTATGGTCCCCTGATGGAAGACGAATTGCATTTGTGGGAACGGCACTGGATCTTCCCCCCGAGGCTCGCCCCCATGCGGAACAAATCTATGTCATGAATGTGGATGGAACAGGGCAGATCAAGCTGACAAGTGGGGATTTTCTATACAACTCTCTCCGCTGGTCGCCCAATGGGGCACAGCTCTCTTTTTGCCGTCGTAACTACACACCTTCCACGTCGTATGATGATATCTTTGTGATGGAATCCGATGGGAGACGTCTGACGAACCTGACGAATACCTCGGATATCTCCGAAACAAGGGCTTGTTGGTTTCTTACGAGACGGTAG
- a CDS encoding DUF1559 domain-containing protein, which produces MKRTFTLIELLVVIAIIAILATILFPVFNQAREKARQTTCLSNMKQLGVATLMYAQDYDERFPGFITTPPINGGTELIIPYDRQIIAYVKNDAVFQCPSDGLYRASVSVWDGNYARNPKPRSYSIAANLVTENSARQKKETDENTGIVEAALAELEMPTETIMLTESWAANVGWLRNDSTLGGISGSLLTGCDFWKLAGRPKGTDRLTGCDFSDAPTRGHHNKGVYVFTDGHVKALDWQQVRANDFRLFWRKK; this is translated from the coding sequence ATGAAACGAACCTTTACACTGATTGAGCTTCTCGTTGTGATTGCCATTATTGCGATTCTGGCAACGATCCTTTTTCCTGTCTTCAACCAAGCACGCGAAAAGGCGCGGCAGACCACCTGCCTCTCCAATATGAAGCAGCTCGGAGTCGCCACACTGATGTACGCGCAGGACTACGACGAGCGCTTTCCCGGCTTTATCACGACACCTCCGATCAACGGGGGGACAGAGCTGATCATCCCCTACGATAGGCAGATTATTGCCTATGTCAAGAACGATGCGGTCTTCCAGTGCCCCAGCGATGGGCTCTACCGCGCCTCGGTGAGCGTCTGGGACGGCAACTACGCCCGCAACCCCAAGCCGCGCTCGTATAGCATTGCTGCCAATCTGGTTACAGAAAACAGTGCGCGGCAGAAGAAAGAGACCGATGAGAACACGGGCATTGTGGAGGCAGCACTGGCAGAGCTGGAGATGCCAACGGAGACCATAATGCTCACCGAGTCTTGGGCGGCGAATGTAGGGTGGCTCCGCAACGACAGCACACTGGGAGGAATCAGCGGCTCACTCCTCACGGGCTGCGATTTCTGGAAGCTGGCAGGCAGACCCAAGGGCACAGACCGGCTCACAGGCTGCGACTTCAGCGATGCTCCCACACGAGGCCACCATAACAAAGGCGTCTATGTCTTCACCGACGGCCACGTGAAAGCGCTCGACTGGCAGCAGGTCCGTGCCAACGACTTTCGGCTGTTCTGGCGGAAAAAGTAG
- a CDS encoding FAD-binding domain-containing protein gives MPTTFGCSGGKSSFIGNGQCGWVVGFGVELDLPSDLTNREKAAPALAQALAGCFVGPPIPSPIVGGRRTGLQKLRVFNAQSYAATRNEVGEHSGVSQLSPYIRHGCLTLPEAKAHVVSQLGVAHSVKWIQELAWRQFWQLLYTRDGEKIYDNYEEPKVPLGCQSALPDDIAAAQTGLRCMDLPLEQLYTTGYLHNHARMWVASYLIHHRKLDWRVGARLFHTFLLDGDPASNTLSWQWIASTFSSKPYIFNRENVERFSRERDSGETLCTGCPAAQAKSCPFEGSYEALERRLFGSTQPRERRRR, from the coding sequence GTGCCAACGACTTTCGGCTGTTCTGGCGGAAAAAGTAGCTTTATCGGGAACGGGCAGTGCGGCTGGGTCGTTGGGTTTGGCGTGGAGCTAGACCTACCCTCAGACCTAACAAACCGTGAGAAAGCCGCGCCAGCACTCGCTCAGGCACTCGCGGGCTGCTTTGTGGGCCCTCCGATCCCGTCGCCGATTGTCGGAGGGCGGCGGACGGGCCTCCAGAAGCTGCGAGTCTTCAATGCCCAGAGCTACGCGGCCACACGCAACGAGGTGGGCGAGCACTCCGGTGTCTCCCAGCTCTCCCCCTACATCCGCCACGGCTGCCTCACGCTCCCCGAGGCCAAGGCGCACGTGGTCTCGCAGCTCGGGGTGGCGCACTCGGTGAAGTGGATTCAGGAGCTCGCCTGGAGGCAGTTCTGGCAGCTGCTCTACACCCGCGACGGCGAGAAGATCTACGACAACTACGAGGAGCCGAAGGTGCCTCTGGGGTGCCAGAGCGCCCTCCCCGACGATATCGCCGCGGCACAGACCGGGCTGCGCTGCATGGACCTGCCCCTGGAGCAGCTCTACACCACCGGGTACCTGCACAACCACGCCCGGATGTGGGTCGCCTCGTACCTGATCCACCACCGCAAGCTCGACTGGCGGGTCGGGGCGCGGCTCTTTCACACGTTCTTGCTCGACGGAGACCCGGCGTCCAATACCCTCTCCTGGCAGTGGATCGCCTCGACTTTCTCTAGCAAGCCGTATATCTTCAACCGCGAGAACGTCGAGAGGTTCAGCCGGGAGCGGGACTCGGGCGAGACCCTGTGCACGGGCTGCCCCGCCGCACAGGCAAAGAGCTGCCCCTTTGAGGGATCGTACGAGGCCCTGGAGCGACGGCTCTTCGGAAGCACGCAACCACGGGAGCGGAGGCGGCGATGA
- a CDS encoding Gfo/Idh/MocA family protein — MQIGVIMNGVTGRMGTNQHLLRSIVAIRDQGGVKIGDGESIVPDPILVGRNEKKLAELAARAGGVKYTTDLEGVLADPAYPIYFDAQLTQLRAPAVLKAIAAGKHIYCEKPSGTTTEEAYALYEAAKKAGVKQGVVQDKLFLPGLVKLKNLIDSGFFGEILSVRGEFGYWVYTGHDAIPVQRPSWNYRKEDGGGIIVDMLCHWRYVLDNLFGEVKGVSCLGATHVKERIDESGKPYVCTADDSAYATFELENGVVAQFNSSWTVRVRRDDLLTLQVDGTKGSAVAGLRGCTIQPYGATPRPVWNPDIDSPIDFYENWMTVPTNQILDNGFKVQWEMFLKHVVLDTPWQYDLREGAKGVQLAEAGLKSWEERRWVALDPLAP, encoded by the coding sequence ATGCAGATCGGGGTAATCATGAACGGCGTCACCGGGCGCATGGGGACAAATCAGCACCTCTTGCGCTCCATCGTGGCGATCCGCGACCAGGGCGGTGTCAAGATCGGCGATGGCGAGAGCATTGTCCCCGATCCCATCCTCGTGGGCCGCAACGAAAAGAAGCTCGCGGAGCTGGCGGCGCGCGCGGGCGGCGTGAAGTACACCACCGATCTTGAGGGCGTCCTCGCGGATCCCGCCTACCCGATCTACTTCGATGCCCAGCTCACCCAGCTACGCGCTCCCGCCGTCCTCAAGGCGATCGCCGCGGGCAAGCACATCTACTGCGAGAAGCCGTCGGGGACTACCACCGAGGAGGCCTATGCGCTCTACGAGGCGGCCAAGAAGGCGGGGGTCAAGCAGGGAGTCGTGCAGGACAAGCTCTTTCTGCCAGGGCTGGTGAAGCTGAAGAACCTTATCGACTCGGGCTTCTTTGGCGAGATTCTCTCCGTACGCGGCGAGTTTGGCTACTGGGTCTACACCGGCCACGATGCCATTCCGGTCCAGCGCCCCAGCTGGAACTACCGTAAAGAGGACGGCGGCGGGATTATCGTGGACATGCTCTGCCACTGGCGCTATGTCCTGGACAACCTCTTTGGCGAGGTGAAGGGAGTCTCGTGCCTGGGCGCGACCCATGTGAAGGAGCGCATCGACGAGAGCGGGAAGCCCTATGTCTGCACCGCCGACGACTCCGCCTACGCCACGTTTGAGCTGGAGAACGGTGTGGTCGCGCAGTTCAACTCTAGCTGGACCGTGCGGGTGCGCCGCGACGATCTCCTGACACTCCAGGTAGACGGCACCAAGGGCAGCGCGGTGGCGGGGCTCCGTGGCTGCACGATCCAGCCCTACGGCGCGACCCCGCGTCCGGTCTGGAACCCCGATATCGACTCCCCGATTGATTTCTACGAGAACTGGATGACCGTTCCGACCAACCAGATCCTGGACAATGGGTTCAAGGTGCAGTGGGAGATGTTCTTGAAGCATGTCGTGCTAGACACCCCCTGGCAGTACGACCTGCGTGAGGGTGCCAAGGGAGTCCAGCTCGCCGAGGCGGGCCTAAAGTCTTGGGAAGAGCGCCGCTGGGTGGCGCTGGACCCGCTCGCCCCGTGA
- a CDS encoding diguanylate cyclase — protein MDTLDTLLQQARSLARSAPEESLALAYRARPLCETADQHAQVLRLLTQVSFELGRATESEQLQAELEALLPSCSPAVQARCKSGLGWVCYLKSDYAQALTLTREALDALSHYGETEGELWARNNLASIYTSLGSPDKALALYIENRTRSQACGNRLMEGGSLLNICILHNANADYPAALDTSLESLAILEESNDSYAKVMVRAQVISALLGLGRHAEALWRSDELLGLPQPLPMISALVHWQRARVFQSCQAFDKALEAADTGLGFVANNPGEERFFLLSEKAQALEGLGELRESARLLREILRNSERLRLETNNSSLLEIAARVAEKRGRYKEALDYHKKLHASERARLASRSENQRILFSVELQLEKARREAEQERARSQQLEQEAARDGMTGLYNHATFQKLLREACQTGMLSLVLLDVDHFKSYNDTYGHPAGDTLLKELAALLTEQLRTDDILARYGGEEFAVILPGKSLALAYQVAERLRGTVATCPRLAHPVTISVGVAATPPLPPEPSLLLEAADRALYQAKHLGRDKVEVAEGHGKFR, from the coding sequence GTGGACACGTTAGACACACTGCTTCAGCAAGCCCGCAGCCTCGCTCGGAGCGCTCCCGAGGAGTCCCTCGCGCTCGCCTACCGGGCACGCCCCCTCTGTGAGACTGCCGACCAGCACGCCCAGGTGCTACGCCTCCTCACACAGGTAAGCTTTGAGCTGGGGCGTGCCACCGAGTCGGAGCAGCTCCAAGCCGAGCTAGAGGCGCTCTTGCCTTCCTGCTCCCCCGCGGTTCAAGCACGCTGCAAGAGCGGGCTAGGCTGGGTGTGCTACCTCAAGAGTGACTACGCTCAGGCTCTCACTCTCACCCGCGAGGCACTCGATGCCCTCAGCCACTACGGCGAGACCGAGGGGGAGCTCTGGGCACGCAACAACCTGGCTTCTATCTATACCTCCCTCGGCTCACCCGACAAAGCCCTGGCACTCTATATCGAGAACCGCACCCGGAGCCAAGCCTGCGGAAATCGCCTGATGGAGGGCGGCTCCCTTCTCAATATCTGTATACTCCACAACGCCAACGCGGACTACCCTGCCGCACTAGACACAAGCCTGGAGAGCCTGGCTATCCTCGAAGAGAGCAACGACAGCTATGCCAAGGTCATGGTTCGAGCGCAGGTTATCAGCGCACTTCTCGGGCTGGGACGCCATGCGGAGGCACTCTGGCGCAGCGACGAGCTCCTGGGGCTTCCTCAGCCACTCCCGATGATCTCTGCGCTGGTTCACTGGCAGCGGGCACGGGTTTTCCAAAGCTGTCAGGCGTTTGATAAGGCGCTAGAAGCGGCGGACACCGGCCTTGGTTTTGTCGCCAACAATCCGGGAGAGGAGCGGTTCTTTCTTCTTAGTGAGAAAGCGCAGGCACTGGAGGGGCTCGGGGAGCTTAGAGAGTCCGCACGACTGCTCCGAGAGATTCTAAGGAACAGTGAGCGGCTTCGGCTAGAGACAAACAACAGCTCCCTCCTCGAGATCGCGGCGCGGGTTGCGGAGAAGCGCGGGCGCTACAAAGAGGCACTCGACTACCATAAAAAGCTCCATGCCTCAGAGCGCGCGCGGCTCGCCTCCCGCAGTGAGAACCAGCGTATTCTCTTCTCCGTCGAGCTACAGCTGGAGAAAGCGCGGCGAGAGGCGGAGCAGGAGCGAGCCCGAAGCCAGCAGCTGGAGCAAGAGGCCGCACGCGATGGAATGACAGGGCTCTACAACCACGCGACCTTTCAAAAGCTCCTCCGTGAAGCGTGCCAGACAGGGATGCTCAGCTTGGTTCTGCTCGATGTCGATCACTTCAAGAGCTACAACGATACCTACGGCCACCCCGCAGGAGACACGCTTCTCAAAGAGCTGGCCGCGCTTCTGACCGAGCAGCTGCGCACCGATGATATCCTTGCCCGCTACGGGGGCGAGGAGTTTGCTGTGATCCTGCCCGGAAAGAGCCTTGCCCTTGCCTACCAGGTCGCGGAGCGCCTGCGTGGCACCGTGGCCACCTGTCCGCGGCTGGCGCACCCGGTGACCATCAGTGTGGGAGTGGCCGCGACGCCGCCGCTCCCGCCCGAGCCGAGCCTGCTTCTCGAGGCAGCCGACCGTGCGCTCTACCAGGCCAAGCACTTGGGGAGAGATAAAGTCGAGGTCGCAGAGGGGCACGGCAAGTTCCGCTAG
- a CDS encoding TolB family protein — translation MPQRRAAAYRDTSTPSQNGKWLLYEERIVNGEGRHPTRWLLVRGDSSEKLHFLKSPEDVTLCYHVASTNQRIDVAKYITGNKERYKVRIEEVLLKTKRMISLAATCILGGGLLVPAMAQVPPPSDPVRDIGRMLNEWSIAFLGPDPRGGSRNYVIRSMRSDGTAAVDLFGTRISLTNEGYTGIDYALTPDGNTVVYSAFDGTYVQTAGRARTRIMPTLISNINVSPDGRKLVYTRTAASFDMDIYVCNIDGTGERQLTSGGTLSETKPCWSPDGRKILYSQSNLSSVFTKLMIMEADGSGKHAITEDSFTVHDRINFSSGKWSPDGSKIVAIGYTTIGTMASYQIYTLNADGTSPRQLTTEALLHANPCWSPDGRKILYVKQMGGASTAKTDIFLMDADGTHQINLTNTPSISEESPKWKAPIVPLGRLVR, via the coding sequence TTGCCACAACGGCGGGCCGCTGCTTATCGCGATACATCAACTCCTTCGCAAAATGGAAAGTGGCTGCTCTACGAAGAGAGAATTGTCAACGGCGAAGGACGTCATCCTACTAGATGGCTCCTCGTTCGTGGCGATAGCAGTGAGAAACTCCACTTCCTAAAATCACCTGAGGATGTCACGCTATGCTATCATGTCGCGTCTACAAACCAACGAATCGACGTTGCTAAGTATATTACTGGCAACAAAGAACGCTATAAAGTACGAATTGAGGAAGTTCTGTTGAAAACAAAAAGAATGATATCTCTTGCGGCCACCTGTATTTTGGGTGGAGGACTACTGGTTCCTGCCATGGCGCAAGTGCCTCCCCCTAGCGATCCTGTCCGAGATATAGGAAGAATGCTCAATGAGTGGAGCATCGCTTTTCTAGGACCCGACCCACGCGGCGGATCTCGCAACTACGTTATTCGCTCGATGAGATCCGACGGTACCGCTGCCGTAGATCTTTTTGGAACACGAATTTCCCTAACCAATGAGGGCTATACTGGCATAGACTATGCACTCACTCCCGATGGCAATACCGTGGTTTATTCTGCCTTTGATGGCACCTATGTGCAGACGGCTGGTCGTGCACGTACCAGGATTATGCCCACGCTCATTAGCAACATAAATGTTTCCCCAGATGGACGCAAGCTGGTCTATACACGCACAGCAGCTTCATTCGACATGGATATTTATGTATGTAACATTGATGGAACGGGCGAGCGGCAACTAACAAGTGGTGGAACACTATCAGAGACTAAACCTTGCTGGTCTCCCGATGGGCGCAAGATTCTCTATTCACAGTCAAACCTTTCTTCCGTTTTTACAAAGCTCATGATTATGGAGGCCGACGGGAGCGGGAAACATGCGATTACGGAGGATAGTTTTACCGTACATGATCGGATCAATTTCTCCAGTGGGAAATGGTCTCCAGATGGCTCTAAGATTGTCGCCATTGGCTACACAACAATTGGTACCATGGCCAGTTACCAAATCTATACCCTGAACGCTGACGGAACATCGCCTCGACAGCTAACCACTGAGGCACTCCTTCACGCGAACCCATGCTGGTCCCCCGATGGGAGAAAGATCCTGTATGTGAAACAAATGGGAGGCGCTAGTACAGCGAAAACCGATATCTTTCTCATGGATGCGGACGGAACCCACCAGATCAATCTGACCAACACCCCCAGCATCTCCGAAGAATCCCCTAAGTGGAAAGCACCGATTGTTCCGCTAGGACGACTGGTACGGTAG
- a CDS encoding glycosyltransferase, whose translation MNKYDLKRVRNVFNNYNDIKAELFMRMGKDSSIVSDFTWNIDNDDASHTHIFFPEMKTMQESMPWVQHMFWSMKKIFKTTHDAGLNIMNRDACVVIRIEYMEKSYFVTFDFSDYMENINNEALDCSICYFKMQFNRDGYLDKRIVPGGYTNNSPHVYKYIPFLRSNIDSMNDKRDVYGRFGMRYASDIRKKAIDILNVQQKFSYEVSATLIRHSASLIEASNSKICIDLPGNGDFCFRLVDYLSIGACVVSYPHRTKMHEPLIHGKNIIYCEPDFSNLVDICHYYLNNDLERKKIQNNAREYFDRYLHRDQISRYYISSVLDIVKNKGVL comes from the coding sequence ATGAATAAATATGATCTTAAGCGAGTGAGGAATGTATTTAATAATTATAATGACATAAAAGCAGAATTGTTTATGAGGATGGGTAAAGATAGTTCCATTGTTTCTGATTTTACATGGAATATAGATAATGATGATGCTTCTCATACACATATCTTCTTTCCTGAGATGAAAACGATGCAGGAATCTATGCCTTGGGTTCAGCATATGTTTTGGTCTATGAAAAAGATTTTTAAGACAACACACGATGCAGGTTTAAATATTATGAATAGAGATGCTTGTGTTGTAATTAGGATTGAATACATGGAAAAATCCTATTTTGTAACATTTGATTTCTCTGATTATATGGAAAATATTAATAATGAAGCCCTGGATTGTTCAATATGTTATTTTAAAATGCAGTTTAATCGGGATGGTTACTTAGATAAAAGAATAGTGCCGGGTGGTTATACGAATAATTCCCCGCATGTGTATAAATATATTCCTTTTTTGCGTTCTAATATTGATAGTATGAACGATAAGCGAGATGTTTATGGTCGATTCGGCATGCGTTATGCTAGTGATATTCGGAAGAAAGCTATTGATATACTTAATGTGCAACAGAAATTTTCTTACGAGGTAAGTGCTACGTTAATACGACATAGCGCCTCTTTAATAGAGGCCTCGAACTCTAAGATATGCATTGATTTACCCGGTAATGGTGATTTTTGTTTTCGATTAGTCGACTATTTGTCGATAGGAGCTTGTGTCGTTAGTTATCCTCATCGTACAAAAATGCATGAGCCACTGATACATGGTAAAAACATTATTTATTGTGAACCTGATTTCTCAAACCTTGTTGATATTTGTCATTATTATTTGAATAATGATTTAGAGCGAAAAAAAATACAAAATAATGCCCGTGAATATTTTGATCGTTACCTTCATCGCGATCAAATTTCCCGTTACTATATTAGTAGTGTTTTAGATATAGTCAAAAATAAAGGTGTTTTGTGA